A single Parabacteroides timonensis DNA region contains:
- a CDS encoding zinc-dependent metalloproteinase lipoprotein has translation MKIKYLFLLVILTSLFAGCKDSDSENLQFELSESAFNDVSYEGATLEVQITSGAAWTASSNATWCALVPTKGTGSQKCAIEVQGNLETTARTATVTIKSGKTEKKIEIHQNANEGELHYKLPVIFHVLYQNESDVLQYVSKDRLADILNKVNGYYKDGVNSLDMNLSFTLATKTPAGETLASPGVEYIKWTGEYPIDCDEFMTDETGKYVSLLWDPNEYINVMVYFFKQDNSGTEALGISHLPFTIKGHNWLIGVNETEYSYLSLEDLKFPYSVSINSQYINDESDDQYYLTTDIVVTLAHELGHYLGLRHVFTEDKVGTSSGGCMDSDYCDDTPTYNKTYYDEWYFLQIESGDADFYTLVKREDCQTGKTFISTNIMDYAVSYSFQFTSDQRDRIRHVLTYSPLIPGPKIGQTKTRSVKGPLDLPIRVIK, from the coding sequence ATGAAAATTAAATATCTGTTTTTATTGGTTATCCTGACTTCCCTCTTTGCCGGATGTAAAGACTCGGACTCGGAAAACCTGCAATTTGAATTGTCGGAGTCAGCTTTTAATGATGTCAGTTATGAAGGGGCGACCTTAGAGGTTCAAATCACATCTGGTGCTGCTTGGACTGCTTCATCCAATGCAACCTGGTGCGCTCTCGTTCCGACAAAAGGGACAGGCAGCCAGAAATGTGCAATAGAAGTTCAAGGTAACCTGGAAACAACAGCAAGAACTGCGACTGTTACAATAAAAAGTGGTAAAACTGAGAAAAAGATCGAAATACATCAGAATGCAAACGAAGGTGAACTTCATTACAAGCTCCCTGTCATTTTTCACGTGCTTTATCAGAACGAGTCGGACGTTTTACAATATGTCAGTAAGGACCGCCTGGCCGATATACTTAATAAAGTGAACGGCTATTACAAGGATGGAGTTAACAGTCTGGATATGAATCTTTCCTTTACATTAGCAACGAAAACACCCGCCGGAGAAACGCTTGCTTCTCCCGGCGTAGAATATATTAAATGGACTGGTGAATATCCGATCGATTGTGACGAATTCATGACTGATGAGACTGGAAAGTACGTATCTTTGCTTTGGGACCCCAATGAATATATCAATGTTATGGTTTATTTTTTCAAGCAAGACAATTCCGGAACTGAGGCTTTAGGTATTTCACATCTTCCGTTCACCATTAAAGGACATAATTGGTTGATAGGGGTCAACGAAACGGAGTATTCGTATTTATCGTTGGAGGATCTTAAGTTTCCGTATAGTGTTTCGATTAACAGCCAGTATATTAATGATGAGTCCGACGATCAATATTATCTAACTACCGACATAGTTGTTACATTAGCTCATGAACTGGGGCATTATTTAGGACTGCGTCATGTCTTTACTGAAGATAAAGTAGGTACTTCATCCGGAGGTTGCATGGACTCGGATTATTGTGATGATACCCCGACATATAATAAAACATATTATGACGAATGGTATTTCTTGCAGATAGAGTCTGGAGACGCTGACTTTTATACGTTAGTCAAGCGTGAAGATTGCCAGACCGGTAAGACATTTATTTCTACCAATATTATGGATTATGCTGTCAGCTATTCCTTTCAGTTTACTTCTGACCAACGTGACCGTATACGTCACGTCCTGACATATAGCCCGCTGATACCTGGTCCGAAGATAGGGCAGACAAAGACTCGTTCTGTTAAAGGTCCATTGGATTTGCCGATACGCGTAATAAAGTAA
- a CDS encoding alpha/beta hydrolase translates to MKAKVFFLSLIAFFALSLQAAVVDTINVRSNVMNQDVQTVVVLPGNGKTTAPVIYLLHGHGGNAKTWISVKPNLPEIADQYGLIFVCPDGKNSWYWDSPVDPSYRYETFVSKELIDYIDANYPTIKDRTGRAITGLSMGGHGAMWLSFRHKDVFGAAGSTSGGVDIRPFPNNWHMSDWLGKESENQEVWDNHTAINQIDRLKNGDLAIIIDCGYSDFFFEVNNDFHKKLLKYKIDHDFLVRPGAHNSEYWRNSIDYQILFFKNYFDKRK, encoded by the coding sequence ATGAAAGCAAAGGTATTCTTTTTATCGCTAATAGCGTTTTTTGCCCTGTCTTTGCAGGCCGCAGTCGTCGATACTATAAATGTGCGCAGTAATGTGATGAACCAAGATGTTCAGACAGTCGTAGTTTTGCCGGGAAATGGGAAAACGACAGCCCCTGTCATTTATTTATTGCATGGGCACGGAGGTAATGCGAAAACATGGATTTCCGTAAAGCCGAATTTGCCGGAGATTGCTGACCAATATGGTCTTATATTTGTCTGTCCGGATGGTAAAAACAGTTGGTATTGGGATAGCCCGGTCGATCCCTCCTATCGCTATGAAACGTTTGTATCGAAAGAACTTATCGATTATATAGATGCTAATTATCCAACGATTAAAGATCGTACCGGACGTGCTATAACAGGATTGAGTATGGGAGGCCACGGTGCGATGTGGTTATCATTCCGTCATAAAGATGTCTTTGGTGCAGCCGGAAGTACGAGCGGTGGAGTGGATATTCGCCCTTTTCCGAACAACTGGCATATGAGCGATTGGTTAGGTAAAGAAAGCGAAAATCAGGAAGTATGGGACAACCATACGGCAATCAATCAGATCGACCGTTTGAAAAATGGCGACTTGGCAATCATCATTGATTGTGGTTATAGCGATTTCTTCTTTGAAGTGAACAACGATTTCCATAAGAAACTACTGAAATATAAGATCGACCATGATTTTCTTGTACGACCCGGTGCGCATAATAGCGAGTATTGGCGTAACTCAATTGATTATCAGATATTATTCTTCAAGAATTATTTCGATAAACGTAAATAA